GGGAATGCCAAAAGATTatctatgtattttaaaatgtcaaaaggaGGCTCTTTGAGACTCCCTCTAAGTCATGTTTAGGTAACTAATACACAGGAGCTTAGGCTCCATGAGTGccattcttccttcctttcttaaattttctctctgctccctcaAAATCTTAGCGATGTGTTTAAAATAGGTTCTTTTGAAGGTGTGTTACTAAAGCAAGATAGcaagggaagaagaaataaaagctctAGTGAATTTCTGACCTTGATATGTGATGAGAGATTAATAACCACTGAAAACCTTCTTGTTGAAGTGAACATGACAGGAAGGGGAGACCTGGAGTGCCAGCTTATTTTGAAAGGAGAAATGGTACTAAAGGTTTTATTGAAGGCAGTAATTGGCTTTTTTATTCAGTTTCTCTTTGACCCCAAAACATTGTTCTTACTCAGGGCGATGTGAATTTGCTTATGTGAAGTACAGCAAGTGGGAGCAGAGTCGCTGTTTCCTCAGTTGGCTCTGGTGCTGTCCTGCGGCACAGAACAGGAGCCTGTTGCTCAGGAATTTTGAATAAGTCAATCCAACTGCATCATACCTCTTGATGATGGAGGATACAACCTTTACTTACTTTGCAGACGATGACGTTACCATGTTGCCGTGTGAATTCTGTGAGGACCTCTACCCTGCCGAAGATCTGATTCTCCATGAGGTTTAGTACTTTCTTGTTTTGTATCTAGGGGTTTGCACTAAGGACTTTTTTCTGCTACTGTGACTGAACAGAAGTGTGGTCTTCACTCAATGGTGCTGTGAGAGCTCTAGCAATTCTGTCTTTGCAAAGCATGGTTTTTAAAATCCATCTGAGCTCACCAGGGGAGCTAATTTTTCCATGTTGCTTGTGTAACAGACAGGTTGTAACCCAGCAAGCGCCTTCGCCTCGTTCAGCAAAAGAAGTTCTTCTCCAAATCCACGAGAATACGATGGTCTGCGTGCTCTTGGGTCCAAAGGTTGTAGGTCCCTCCCTTCACCCCAGGACAAAGCTGTCGGGGCAGAAGGAGACATTATAATTCCATGTGAATTTTGTGGCGTCCAGCTTGAGGAGGACACAGTGTTTCTTCATCAGGTATTGAACAGCATTTGATCTGTTCTGTCACGTCCAGTTGTCCAAGAGCTGTGCCAAGTCCTGCGGCACATTTCAGGAATCCAAGTAACTGTCCGTTCTGTCATATCTTCCTAAACAAAGCCTCTTGCGTCCCATCTGAAATGCTGTGGCATGCTGAGGCTCTTCCTGaaaaataacaattatttttgaaagcCCTTATgacaaaatctaaacaaaaagccCTGAAATTGCACAATACGAACCTATGCATGAAAGTTGTGTTGAAACCAGGATGTGTGAATCACAGCTCAGATGGGAGAGGAGCACAAGCGGATGACTTGTGTAGGCAAGAGAGGAAGTAACCAACGCAGATTACAAATCTAGGAGATGGAGGAATTTCTCTGAGGGTGGATGTAAAGAGAGAAAGAGTAAGAGCACAAACATATCAGAAGCTCAGCCGAAGGGTGAAGCGGTGGGTTTGTGAAGGGACGGCTGCTGCAGGGTGCTCACTGGGATATTCCCGTTCTTCTGGACATTTCTGCCTAATAGTTCTGATATTGAAAAAACACCAGGTCTTGGTAGTGCTGAAGCTGTTGGTGCTTTTCAGGAATGCTGGACAGACACCTTTAGTGCTTCTCTGCACTTCAAGAGCagattggggggcggtgtggatGTCGAGAGTCCCCTGGGACTTGCTGTTGTTGAAGACAAGTTGTGACAATGCTGAgcttgctctttttctgctatttcatGTTCTTACAATCCTAACAAACTAGCGAagctgcattttgtttgtttttctaggcGTTTCCTCTCCTTGGTGATTGTAAATTCAGTACTCATAGATTAAGTGAGATCTGATAAAATGTCATAGCTTATCCTTTGCTAAACAGTAGTGCTTGGCACTAACGAGAAGCCCCATCTACTTAGAGTTGGCTGTTGAAGGCCTTTTTTTAGTTGTCCTATGGGTTTCTTGTCTTCTTGTTTGTCCCCTGATGGAATTCACCTGCAGATAAGCATGTCTGTATAACCAGGATAGCCAACAGGGGCCCTCTGTGGGCAGCATGACTTGGAAATCACTTTTACCTTGATTTTTGTCCTTGGATCCAGTTTGATGACTATTCCTAAGCTCCATGTAAGAGAAAACACGGATGTCGACAGGCAATATCTGCCTCTCCTAAAACCAATTCCCCACTAACCCGAATCTGAGGAGTGATGCTCTAGTGTTTTTGCAGGAATGAAGCCTGAAGGAGCCACCATTTAAACACTCAAACGTATGTTTTGCTGTAGCACCTCTGCAATCTGCGCCCCGGCCTCCCCGCTCAGCAGCCGCTGCCTCCGGCCCACAGAGAGAGACGAGAAGCACCAGAGCCGGCTTGGAGACGGATCAGGCATCAAGGTGTGGGCAAAACACAGACTTACACACCCTCTTTTCGTCTGTGTTTGCAGGAGCACTGTGTGTGTTCCAGTCTGAAAAGATGCCCTTaccctgttctgtctccaaaaTTTATAAACCTTCAGTCCTTTACCATTGGTCTAGTCTTATGCAAGAAGGATTAAATCACTGAAAGTTGGTATCCTCAGAGATCTTGGTTATGAGGCCCTGTGCTGCTGGAATGGAAATTAGGTCTGGTTTTGTTATTTGAGTGGTGTCTGATGTCTCCTGCTGCATTTACTGCTCCCATTAAGCACTGTATTCTTATCCTCTCAGGGGATGTTTCTCCTCGGTGCCTGGAAGGCTTTGGGCAGCAGAGGCTCGGCCACCCTATACGAGGGACCAAGTCACAGAGTGACACGGCAAACGCCAAGAACGCGCCATCGTCCTCTTCAGCgcaagctgctgctgctcctgatgCTCAGGACGCGAGAGGGCAGCCCGGGAAGGCGGCTGCTGTCAGGGGGAGGCCAGCGAACAGAGCGGCAGGTGACGCTGCAGGTGGAACAACACCACGGGCCAGACCTGCTCAGAGCTTTCGTTCCGAATCTTTCACGTCCAGCTTCTCAAGACCTTCTCCAACCCAGCCGAGGTAAcacttttctcttctgtttcaagCAGCTGCCTGGGGCTGCCCTGATGGGTGAGGGATCTGTGGTGCTGCAGGGGCTTTGCTCTGCTCAAAGTGCAGCTGCAGCCTCAGGCTTGGCACATTCTGCTCTTCTGGTGGCAGCAGCAGTGACAGATCCGTCCCTGTCCTCTGCCTCGGCTCCTTGTGCTGCAAATCCGGGCTCTCTCGTATTTGCCTGCGGCTGAGAGGGTTTCACCCGGCTTAATTTGGCTGCTGCTTATCTGAGTTCCAAACAGCGAACTGAGGCTTTTGTATCAAAATAGAATGGACAAAATGGTCACTGGGAGAAAACGGAGGATGATGCCTTGTTTTCTGTCCGCTGTAATGCTCTCAGCTTTGCTCTTGAATAGGAGCTGGTTCTTCTGCTGCTAAAATAACCAAGCCTGGGGTCCGGAGAAGCACAAGGGGCTTCTCCCTGGCGAGAAGGACCAGTGTTAATCCAGCAGTTAGAGCCCCGATGGTGGGTTTGTGTCCTCTCAAAGTGTCCCTGTTCTGCAGCCCCAGCGCCGTGGGAGGACGGAGCCTCGGGGTGTCGGGCGTTCCCCTCGGTCCCCGGCGCAGGAGCACCAAGGTGAGGGGACGCTGCATCGCCTTCCAGCTCCACTGAGGTCCTTATCAAATATGCTCTGAAAACAACATTTttactttttcccccctttcctttaGGCCAAAGCCCAGAGCCCAGGGTCTGATTACCCGGAGGAGAAGTGATCCACCGCTTACAAAACACACATTTAACACTGCGCACTATTATCCTGCACTCGAGTACTAATTTATCTGAGCGCAAGTAAATTCATTGAAGACTTTCTACCAATTTAAGTTTTTACAGGTAgtgataattttatatatatatatgtatttttaatttgtgaGACTATACTACAGCATTTTAGTTCTGTGATCCCTACTAGCAGCAAGACAACAAATAAGCGCCTGGGTTGTGTTTCTGTCCTTGGTTTTTGTAACACCCAGTGAATGTTTGACATGGTTCTTCACGTGTGTGTCCGGCTGCTCTTGCGCTGGTTGTTGGTCTGAAAACAgcaagagaaaacacaaaagcgTGAAGTGCTTGTTGCTGCTTATTAGTCCCCTTCTTAAATTCCTTGTAATAAAATTTATCTAATGGTGTCCCCAAAACCGTGGGCAGTAAAAAGCTGTTACTGGAAGTGACATGGGGTCACAAATGCTACCTGAGGCGAGTTTCTGAACCCCCACCCAGACACAGCTGGTTCAGAATCCGTGTTAATTTGCGTTCTGCTGTTATTACCTGCAGTAGGTCTTTGCTAATTTGGTGTATGAGAGCTGTTTGGGCACAGGGTCAGGAAGTGGTGCTGCAATAGGTCATTATAATGACTGTGGGCATCAGCCTCCTTAAGGTGGCAcagcccctggcagcagcaggttaATTAACCCTTCaccccctgggctgggctggtccTGGAACCCTTTCCCTGCTGACAACTAACGGTGGCTGATCTTGGTtctaaaataaagacattttacaGATGCTTCTACCAAATGTTAGCGTTTATTTatacaagaaaagcagaaagaaggtaTTTAAACCCAGGTGGCGCCAACCTCATGCTGGCATTTCTGGGGAAAACTGCTCTGGCAAGAGACAGGAACCTGtgctgggtgacagggacacctgGGTGGAAATGGTGAGTAGGAAAACCACCTAGAACACGGAGCTGAGAGCGTCTGCCTCGCTCCTCAAGGATGGGAAACACTGCGCTTGCTCTGTGAAGAGCAACATCAATCATGGTGCTCACTGTCCCTTTCGTACAAAATACTTGTATTTCTGTTCCAAGTAAATACAAATTACAACGTGCAGAAGTGCGATTTAAAGCAGAGAACGTGCAGCAGTTCTAATCCTCAGCTTCAACCCTGGAGGAGTTTCTTTTCTCGTTATTTCCAGCCCCCAATAAGGACACAAGATACTCTAAGGGATGGTCAGAATCTCTTTTATGTGAGTGTACAGCGCATGGCCAAGAGCACGGCACAGGGGATGCTGTGGACGGTACCGAGATGGACGCACACCGCGCTAGAACTACCGCCCCCCCGCAGGGGGTTTCCATTGTTTAGTATAATTTTACATTCTGgatgaatatatattaaaaaaaaaaaataaaatcacaaaccaATCTTTGCTTTGACAAACAAGCCTATTACAGACAATGTCGAGTTCATTGAAAGCACAAGGAAGTAACAATGATTAGAAAAGCTTTAATTAAAAGGCCATTTGAGCAACAGTcaaactgctgctgctcttccttcctggtaaagtaaaaacaaaaccgaacaaaaaacaaaactaaaagccccagctccccccaactCCTTATTTCTGGGGGCTCAGAccattcttcagaaaaaaaaccccaaagttgaTGAAGGTTATTTATTGGTGTGACATTTTTCCTGTATAAGAAGCTTCATTTACACAGCAACGTGTAAACAGCATTGACTAAAAGTTTGTTATTTGTAATCATAAATAATTAATTGTAATAAATACATATCAAGTAACTTCACAGCACACTTCTGAGGGCCGGGACGCAGGTTGTTCCGCTCCCCGGTGCTCTGGAAGGAGCAGACAGACAGTAGCAGCAGGTTCTTACTCACAGCTGGAATCGCAGCGAGGGAGGAGTTGGGCTGCGCTGAGTCCTCCCGGAGCACTGAGGGCTGGAAACGGGCGATTTAAACCCAAAACGGCGCCAGGACAAAACCCCAACCGCAGCATTGTCAGCGACAACAGTTCTGCCGCGGAATTCCACCGCCATCCGTCCCATCTCCTCACGGCACCGGTTGGGAACTCGGCTCCTTCTGCTCAGTTGGTCGTTGTAAAATCCACGTGGTGGCTGCGCCTCCTCCCAGCGATTTCTCAGCTACATTTACGCTTCTACCAGGAAATGGACAAAATTCAAGAGTAAATATTCTTCCTACACGGATCGGTTCCTTCGCGAGGGCAACACGGACTCCCCTCCGTGTGCCAACAACTACCTCTACAACTGGTGCACGCACATTTCCCACTCGCTCACAGAACAAGAACACACACACTTGTTTGGGCTTTTCTCTCTCACATTTTATCTTCCAGGTACCACGCACTCACCACTCCCAATATTCACAAAAATATACAATAAATACAGCTTTTCCATTCCCATTACGAGCCAAATTAGCGTCTGCCGTCTTCAAAAGGGACACGTAACAGCGACCTCAGCGCACAGCGACACACGCACCATCGCAGACCTTCGCGGGGCTGACGTGCCGAGCGCGGCGCGAGGGAGCAACCAACTTGTAGCTCAGTGCTGGCACTTAACTTACAATTAGCGCTGAGCCGGCAGCACAGCGGGGATGTCCGGGTGCTCTTCGGTTCTTTAGCACGCAGGGAGTTCTCCCTTGAGTCGGGTCTAAGTGATTAACAAAGCAACATCGCGATTCTAAATGCACCCGGAGCAGGGCAACAGCTTTATCTGAGTGACAGAAGATACACGTGTCCGTGCGTTGGTTTGAAACCAGCCCAGAACGTATCTCACAACGTGCAGAACTTAAACCTCCAGAACTGTTCTCTCTCCACAGTCCATGATCTTCCCGTAGACAACAGAAGCTTTATCTCCACATGCGTAGCTTTGTGCTTtctcccctcctcatcctccgTTCGGCTGTTGCGTTTCTGGGATAATTCGCTCTTAGATCAATGATTTTTGAGTACAAAAAGGAGCTACAGGTGTTTAACCACCACTGATTATTCCGCAAGCTTGCTGGGAAATAGGATAAAGTCACAGATTCTAACCTGGAACTGTGGCATCTTACACCATACTGAGAGAAGCCATTTTGTTTCTGCTAATATTTTAAttacaataaattattttgtcaCTAAGCAAAGCAGACATTCAAGAACATCTAGGGCAAGAACCCAACTGAATTATGGCCCTTTCACTGTTCTTTCAATTATAAATCTTCCTGATCAAAAGCATCTGGTCAAAACCCCATATCAACTGCGGCAGCTGCCCGTGTGCTGATGGTTTAAAAAGTGGCAAGAAAATGGTGGAAACATAAACATGCATTTTGGCAGCGCGTTTCCTGCTCTAAAACTCAAGCAAGCGCTAGGAATCCTGCACGATCTCCgcctgcagcagcagaggcacCAGCAGCGGGTCCCTCCTCGCACCCCATTCTGCCCATTTTTGTACTCAAAAATGTT
This DNA window, taken from Patagioenas fasciata isolate bPatFas1 chromosome 17, bPatFas1.hap1, whole genome shotgun sequence, encodes the following:
- the TRAFD1 gene encoding TRAF-type zinc finger domain-containing protein 1 — protein: MAIAAVSEAETRLCGNCKKDISVANFITHETHCSRNIEVCRYCSELIPKSEMKNHIESEHVQVTCKCRMKIEKCLLKDHEASACPLRPALCQYCDIQLPFNKLQDHEMFCGARTEPCPGCGLNVMVKDLKEHPQVCGQEVKHVRGSRAVPRAEDADLHVLRDIRNRLKSEDDLEQWERNENTYSSLYEEWNADLDYVLALSLQNENNSHNNAAAEISSDFWENYYAKESVPSACLNEADRSDIFSCDSSVPFGTSNHVKNDDVTMLPCEFCEDLYPAEDLILHETGCNPASAFASFSKRSSSPNPREYDGLRALGSKGCRSLPSPQDKAVGAEGDIIIPCEFCGVQLEEDTVFLHQHLCNLRPGLPAQQPLPPAHRERREAPEPAWRRIRHQGDVSPRCLEGFGQQRLGHPIRGTKSQSDTANAKNAPSSSSAQAAAAPDAQDARGQPGKAAAVRGRPANRAAGDAAGGTTPRARPAQSFRSESFTSSFSRPSPTQPSPSAVGGRSLGVSGVPLGPRRRSTKAKAQSPGSDYPEEK